TCAGACACTCCCAGGCTTATCAGAAGCGGGTCTGGGTCTATTGAAGTCTCCAAAACTTCAGAGAGGATCCTAAAAATTCCACACCAATAACCATACAAGCTAGAGCATAGGGAAAAGCAGTGGAGTGGTGTACCCTGCGCAGCCTGACATTTATCACACATAGGGGATGTATCAGGAAATATCCTATGCAGTTTGGTTTTGgaatagtgtaatctgtgtaatacCTTGAATTGTATGAGACAATGTCTGGAGTTAATGGAGCATGTGTGGATATACTCCAAGCTATCTTCCCAGTCTGCCACCGAAATGCCAGTCCCtagttcttcctcccattttgCCTTAATGGCATCTGTAGAAGGTGTGCTAACAGATTGAAAGCGTCATATAGACGAGATATTAGTTTGTCTGAGGTGGGGCATATTTTTATGCATCCGTAAAACATGGAAGGTTTAGCATTCACAAATGTCGGGAGGTGTTTTCTAACATAGTCTCTAATTTGTAGGTGTCTGAAAAAGTTACTTCTGGGAAGATTATACGTTTCCCTCAGCAACTCAAAGGAAGCAAAGGTCCcttctatatacagtataaatcccctatggtacttatctccaactctccccatcgctcaaaggtgttatcaaggtTAGAGGGGGCAAAGGAGGGATTCCTGGCAACAGGGAGCATGAATGACATTGGTCTAAACTCAAAGTGGACTTTAATTTGCTTCCAGATTAGGACTGTGCTATGTGTAATAGGATTGTTACGATAAAGTGACATCTCCAGATTGACAGGCGACAAAATCACAGCACCAATAGAGAAGGGGTTACACTCCTCACGCTCCATACTAAGCCAGCTGGATGCCGGGAGTACGTCATCCAACAGAAACGTAACAGCGCGGAGGTTAGAGGCCCAGTAATAAAATATAACATTTGGGAGAGACAATCCTCCTTCCATCTAGGATTTGCAGAGGTGTTTTTTACCtatcctgtgtgttttataatcccagatgaaaggattgataatagagtccagttgtttatgaaaggatttAGGTATGAATACTGGGATGTTCTGGTATTGGTAGAGCAGTTGTGGGAGGAAGACCATTTTAATGGCATTAATTCTTCCGAGCAGAGAAATTGGGAGAGTTCTCCAAAATTGTATGTTTGTCTTGAGTTTTTGCATCAGAGATGGGAAATTCTCTTTAAATAGTAAGGAGTATTGTTTGGTAACTACAATTCCTAGGTAGGTCAATTTTTCTGAAGATACCTTAACTGGAAGATGTTCTAGCCAGGAGGTGTTTTGCAAACGTATGGGCATTAATTCACTCTTGTTCCAATTTATTCTGTATCCCGAGAAGGTACCAAACAAATGAATCACATCAAGAATAGCTGGAATACCAGCTTGGGGTTCTGTTACATAGAGGAGAATGTCATCTGCGTATAGGGAAATCTTATTTAGAGTATCTTTAGTATTATAGCCGCATATTGCTGCATGAGATCTAATCGCCTGAGCGAGAGGTTCAATAATTAGGGCGAAGAGCATAGGCGACAGCGCACAACCCTGCCTTGTCCCTCTGTAAAGGTTAAATCGGGGCGACAATGATTAGTTGGTTAGTGAGTATTCTCGCACAGGGGTTCCTATATAAAAGCTGGATCCAATTTATGAACCCATCTCCAATATTACATTTCTGTAGATCCTTGAATAGATAGGACCACTCAACTTGGTCAAAGGCCTTTTTGGCATCAAGAGATATAACAGCAAGGTCCACGTTGGGTAACCTCTGAGAATACATAATGTTGAAGAGGCGCCTGAGATTGAGTTTCTGTTAGGGATAAAGCCGTTCTGGTCCGAATGGACCAATTTGCCAATTAAAGTGCTAAGCCTGTTAGCCAGAGTTTTTGCTAAAATcttttggtctgtattaaggagagatattggtctgtatgaccctacctcttctggatctttacccttcttatgtataactgtaatgaacgcttcgtccaaagtagaagggagagctccatcctcattggcctgagccaacattttgtgcaggtagggagagagcatgttgctgaatgttttatagaattcaCCAGGGTATCCATCTGGGCCCGGGGTCTTGCCACTCTTTAGAGATTTACTTGTTTCTCGAATTTCTTGAagagatatttccttattcagaaAGTTAGAATCTTCCTGGTTCAGGGCAGGAAGATTACAGTCCTCCAAAAAGTTTTGCATAATTAAGGGCTTAGGATCTGCTTTAGATGTATATAGAGTCTCATAAAACTGACGGAATCTGTCATTGATGTCTTTGGGGGAAGAGAGTAATTCCCCAGATGCAGATTTAACTTTGTGAATCATTCGGTCGCTCACATTTTTTCGAAGTTGTCTGGCGAGAGTAGAGCTtacatgagagtacacatacaggcaTAAAGgccctcactccctatccaggaacaggcctctctctgggcatgagagtacacatacaggcagttaggccctcactcaccaTCCGGGTAACACCCCTCTATTTCCGGACATGAGAGTAGAGCTTACCCCCTggaagtcatgggtgaacagggaatacaggagggggctgagcatgtaccgctgtgttgaggatcagtgaagtggaggtgttgtttcctaccttccccACCTGGAgatggcctgtcaggaagtccaggacccagttgcccAGAGCCCAGagtttaatgatgagcttggagggtactatggtattgaatgctgagctatggtcaatgaatagcattcttatataggtattcctcttgtccagatgggatagggtagtgtgcagtgcgatggcaattGCATCTTCTGtagatctattggggcggtaagcaaatttaagtgggtctagggtgtcaggtaaggtagaggtgatatgatccttaactagcctctaaaagcacttcatgatgacagaagtgagtgctacggggcgatagtcatttagctcagttacctttgctttcttgagtacaggaacaatggtggacactccagctagctggtctgcacatgctctaagGACGAGGCTAGGGATTCCGTCTGGGCCGggagccttgcgagggttaacaagcctcgtcggtggcactgtgttatcctcaaagaggatccgcaaagaaggtgtttagcttgtctggaagcaaaacattggtgtccgtgacgtggctggttttccctttgtagtccgtgattgtctgtagaccctttgaattgaattcttatggagggaataactacactgtttgaatTTGGCCATATTTCCAGTTAAATACGGTGGTTTGCACTTTCGGTTTTGcgagaatgctgccatctatccacggtttctggtttgggtaggttttaatagtcattgtgggtacaacatctccaatacacttcctgatgaactcagtcactgtaTCTGTGTATTTGtcgatgttattctcagaggctacccagaacatatccagtccacgtgatcaaaacaatcttgaagcatggattccaattggtcagaccagcgttaaATAGACCTTAAAcgtgtacttcctgtttgagtttctgcctataggaagggaagaGTAAAATGGAGTCATGATTAGATTTGCCTGAAGGGAGGGCAGTTGAGTAGCAACTGTTGGGTAGCAGTTGTCCAATGTTTTACcagcgcgagtactacagtcaatgggTTGGTAGAAGTTCCGTGgaattttcctcaaatttgcgtTGTTAAAATCCCAAGCTACAGTAAATGCGGTCTcaagatatgtggtttccagtttgcataaagtccagtgtagtacTTTGAGGGCCATTGTGGTATCGGCTTGAAGGGGAATACATACGGCtctgactataaccgaagataattctcttgggaggtaatacggtcagcatttgattgtgaggtattctaggttgggtgaacaaaaggactctGTATGtaatcacaatcacaccatgagtggtTAATCATGAAATATACACCCCCGCATTTCTTCTTCCCTGAGAGTTATTTAATCCTGTCTGCGCGATATACTGAGAACCCAGATGCCATAATGGATGGGGAGAGTAtttcccgagtgagccatgtacATGAAACAGAGTATGGTGCAAGAAATATGTATAccgcaaagttgcttaggagctagaagcagagctgccatataTGTCGGAGCCATCttactaccataaaggcctgattgatgatgtgctgtagagatggttgtccttctggaaggttctcccatctccacagaggaactctggagctctgtcagagtgaccatcaggttctcaGTCACATCTCGGTCacatacttcttccatttaagaatgatggaggccactgtgttcttggggacattcaatgctgaatacattttttggtacccttccccagatctgtgcctcaacacaatcctgtctcggagctctactgacaattccctCGACcccgtggcttggtttttgctctgacatgcactgtcaactgtgggaccttatataaacaggtatgtgcctttccaaacatGTCCAGTCagttaaatttaccacaggtggactctaatcaagttatagaaacatctcaaggatgatcaatggaaacaggatgcacctgagctcaatttcgagtctcagagcaaagggtctgaatacttttgtaaataggAAGAAATTAGTAGGGATTTATTTggtctttattttattttcatggtaGTACAGAATTGAGCAGATCATGATTGATTGTACATTCCAGCACAGTAGGCAGCAGCATGCACTTAAACGATTGTTTGCGGACCACCATGATATCATAGAAGAAAAAGAGAAGACATGACAGGGGAATTCCTTATAGTGAAGCGACATGCTTTCTTCTGTCCGATGtttatcaggtcagtgcagatgaCAGATACAAGACCAGGAGACGAGGATAGGATGCCTGTTAAGACTATTGAGATTCAGCCATAGTTCACATCAACCATAAACAGACAGAAAAATACAGTACATGTATGGGGAAGTATAGAGATGGTGGTTAGATTGGCCaaactcatcattacacacaccctTCCCACCATCCCCCCACTGCACTACAGTTTCACTTCCCCATTggtctctctgctttctcttgcTTCAGTCTTGCGTGTACTACTATATATTCACACACTCCCtctttctgtatttttccatttattttttcaAACAGGGCATGTCAACAACCTTAGTTATaccgagtgtgtgtttgtgtgcgcttGTTTGTGCAGAGCTAGCAGCTGATTTCGGACTGAGTATTTCAATCATCTTCCCCAGAACTACTACTGTATGCTGACAAGCCCGGATGGCGGAGAAGGCAGTGCCACAAGAGAACACAGGGATCAATACAGGGATACAACAGTCCAATGGTCCACACCCTGAAGCCACAGCTGAGAGTCTGGACCTTGAGGATTTGCATCAACAGGGTAAGAAGCACCTGGTTGCTTTCAGTAATTTTCCTTCAAATGGTACTTTAAATAAGTAGCTAAGCAAAGCATGTGTTTGACTCTGCTTGTGTAAACAGTAATATGACATTttcatgtgtctgtctgcctgtctactcTGTACGTAGGCGCGTGTGTGTATGACCTGTGTCCAGGCCCCAGTTCATCCTGTATGACCACCAAAGAGCTGCAGCAGCACTGGGGCGCGGTGAAGCACAGACTGAAGCCTGTCAAGCTGTTGTTTGAGATTCCTTCTGCACGCACCATAGCGCAGCACCTGTCCAAATACGTTGTGAGCTTTATTTTATGTACAGCATACAGCAAAGATTGTCAACTGGCGGTCCGCAGTCCAAATTCAATTTATTTGACCCCCTCCCAAAGTTTTCTATGCCCAATTTCTAAAATTGGATCTAGTTTTTGGATATAAAAGGCTGTAAAACTAGGAATTCACCTCAAAATGTTCCACTCAGAAATAGAAGCATATGAGATTGTGTACCAATGTAATCAAGGTTGGAAATTATGTTTTTGTCAAACACAATAATCTGTTTAGGCTTGTGTCAATTTGCAGAGTACAAATGATTTATAATTACTGTATGTTCTGCCCCTTGActatccgctcaagaaaaaagcAGCGCTgagtctagttgatgatccctggcatATAGTTTAGGGCACGGAAAAACATACTTTGTGAATTCTTCACCGTAGTTAGTCAGTGTTGCAGGAAAGACCATTCCATATTTTATTGTCTTTTATTGGAAGATAGTCGAGTGAGTTTTAATAATAAAGTTGCAAGATATGAGGTTTTCTAAGTAAGAAGTTTGTCCCAATGTTCCTGTGTTCTCCAGGTATACCAGATCGTGTTGATCCGGTCAGGCAGCTACGACTCCAAGCGCGTGTCTGTCGAGCGTCGCTATAGCGACTTCATCCACCTCCACCAGCAGCTCCTTGAAGACTTCAGCGAGGAGCTTGAGGAGGTCATACTTCCCCGGAAACTCCTAACTGGAAATTTTAACCCCGAGACCATCTGGGAACGCCGCCTGGCTCTGCGGGACTACCTGGCCCAGCTCTATGCAGTCCGTTGCGTCCGACATTCCCACCACTTCCTGGATTTCTTCACTGAGCCCGAGCAAAGACGAGCGCACGGCCTGCTCCGAGCAGGGCAGTTTGGGCCAGCTGTCGCTCTACTAGAGACTGTCCTGGAGCTTCAGGAGAAGATGGGAGGGTGGCAGAGTCCTGTTCTGCTGGTGCCTACGCTGTGTGCCCTCACAGTGTGCCAGAGAGACCTGGAAGAGCCGGAGTCTGCGTTCACCATGGGCCAGAGGGCGCTGCCCACGGTAAGGCGCTATGGGCTGAAGCGCTATAGAGGGCCACTGCTGGAGATGATGGTGGATCTGGGATACCAGTTAGGGCGACCTGTGGCTCAGCTGCAGGAGGAGTTGGTTCAAGTTAGGGATGCAGAGAGGGGACTGGTGTCTTTTCGCTCCCTTAAGGAGTTGGTGGTGCAGGAGTTTACCTAGGCCTGATTCAGTTGAGATAAGCATGCACAACTTTAAATTATCCAATGACATCAATAGGGGTTGTGCAAACACTTCCACTGGGGAGAACATGTCCTTTAAAGTATAGACTTTATTCAGGAATTCTAGACCTAGCCTTCTTTACCAGGGTTGAgccaattccatttaaattcaatCAATTCAGGAAGTAGAAATTCCAATTCAAGGGTCTTTTCAAAAACATTTATGTTGGAGCACTCTTTTGAACATGTAAAtgcagacatgtccccctgcccCACGCAACTGTTTTCTTTCAAAACTGTATTTTAATAATGAAAGATACAACTTACATTTTCCCACTTACACCACCAGGGTCTTAACATATATATAAGTATCaatcaaaagtgtggacacaacaactcattcaagggcttttatttttactattttctacattgtagagtaatagtatATACATcacaactaggaaataacacatatggaatcatatagtaccccaaaaaagtgttaaatctaaatatattttatatttaagattcttcaaagtagccaccctttgccttgatgacagttttgaacactcctggcattctctcaaccagcttcatgaggaatgccattccaacagtcttgaattaGTTCCTACATATgccgagcacttgttggctgctttttcttcactctgcggtccaactcatcccaaaccatctcaattgggttgaggttgggggattgtggaggccaggtcatctgatcactgtccttcttggtcatagcccttacacagcctggaggtgtgttgggtcattgtcctgttgaaaatcaaatgagTCTCACTAACTGCACTAGTCTCACTAactgggatggcgtatcactgcagaatgctgtgttagccatgctgattaagtgtgccttctaaataaatcacctacagtatcaccatcacacctcctcctccatgcttcacggtgggagccacccatgcggagatcatccattcacataCTTTTTGgccgttggaaccaaaaatctcaaatttggactcatcagaccaagggacagatttccaccggtctaatggctATTGCTTGTCTTTCTTGGACCAaagaagtctcttcttcttattggtgtcctttagtagtggtttctttgcatcaatttgaccatgaaggtctgattcacacagtgtcctttgaacagttgatgttgagatgtgtctgttacttgaactctgtgaagctggGCTGCAatctatttgggctgcaatctgaggtgcagttaactctaatgaacttatcctctgcagcagaggtaattctgggtcttccattcctgtggcagtcctcatgagagccagttttatcatagcgcttgatggtttttgcaactgcacttgaagaaactttttaaattcttgactgaccttcatgtcttaaagtcatgatggactgtcgtttctcttcgcttatttgagctgttcttgccataatatggattggtcttttaccaaatagggctatcttctgtataccattcCGATCTCAAAAGCATTAACAAAGGAAGAAATCCCACAAAttaacctgttaattgaaatgcattcttggtgactacctcatgaagatggttgaaataatgccaagagagtgcaaagctgtcatcaaggcaaagggtggctacttcataaaatataaaatatatcatttataaaacatacaaatatattttgatttgtttaacacttttttggttactacatgattccatatgttttatttcatggttttgatgtcttcactattattctacaatgtagaaaatagtcaaaataaagaaaaacccttgaatgagtaggtgtcttttgactggtactgtgtgtgtgtacacagacacgcacactcatatatatttatattcattCATCTACATTCCACCAAAATAGAATTAGCTAAATGAAAACTATCAATGTGAATAATATGAAAATACAATTCAATGAAGGAATTGTACATTTCCTGTTGAGAATGaggagaaaaacaaaacaaaatgacaTTCAACGAAACAAAAAGGTTCAGAGcaataaaataaacatgttttccTATTCCATTTCAAATTGGTTGGAAAGTGACATTTTTTGTTTTGCGTGAAATGTTGACTGGTTTTGAATTGGCATAGACATTAGGCAATGGCATCAACATACTGAATAAATATTTTTATCAAATTTAAGCATTTTGTTAAATTAAGATGCATGTTTGTGGCTTGGCTGCCCGAAAAAAAACAAATTCAGTGTTGAAATGAATGACCAGTGAGCACATCAAATACATTTTCAGTGAACAAAACATTGTTTAGTCATCGTTTGTTCTATTCTAATCGCATAGAATAAAGAATTTTAAAGAACTGAATGGTTCAGAGCGGTAGTACTTTACACAATAACAGCTACAGACTGGGAAATTTCATTTATTTCACAACATCCTCTCATTGATCCATATTATCACTTGTAAAATAACaagctacactacatgacaaagtatgtggacacctgctcgtcaaacatctctttccaaaatcatgggcattaatatggtgttGGTCCCCCTCTACTGCTATAATAAATAGATttctctcttctgggaaggctttccactagatgttggaacattgctgcagggacttgcttccattcagccacgagcattagtgaggtcggacactgatgttgggcgattaggcctggctcgcagacggcgttccaattcatcccaaggatgtttgatgggtttgaggtcagggctctgtgcaggccagtcaagttcttccacaccaatctcaacaaaccatttctgtatggacctcgctttgtgcacgagggcattgtcatgctgaaacaaagggccttcaccaaactgttgccacacaagttggaagcacagaatcgtctagaatgtcattgcatgctgtagcattacgatttctcttcactggaactaaggagacTAGCCCAAacaatgaaaaacaaccccagaacaTTAATCCTTTtccaccaaacttgacagttgCCACTATGCAATGGGGCTgggagcgttctcctggcatccgccaaacccagatctgTCGATCCCACTGCCAgttggtgaagcatgattcatcactccagagaacgtgtttccactgctccagagtccattggcggcaagctttacaacactccagccgatgcttggcattgtgatcataggcttgtgtgcggctcctCGGCCATGGaaccccatttcatgaagctcccgacgaacagctcttgcgctgacgttgcttccagaggcagtttggaattcggtagtgagtgttgcaaccaaggacagatgatttcTACGTGCTACAGCACTTCgctgtcctgttctgtgagcttgtgtgacctaccacttcgcggctgagccgttgttgctcctagacatttccacttcacaataaaagcacttacagttgaccgggtcagctctagcagggcagaaatgtgatgaactgactTCTTGTAAAGGTGGCCTCATATTCCGGTTCCAtgatgaaagtcactgagctcaagtaaggccattcaactgccaatgtttgtctatggtgtcatgacgttgccctctttgagtacagcgagcaccatcccccgctctctgcttctacaaccagactgctgtggtcagaggtcgtaaattcctgagaagacctcatggacacacagttatagagtagtttttcatggagacaaatgaaatccttccacctcacagaacttgaggtacaaacaaatttcatgttccagagaaagtgtaaaagaccggtgaagaatccagctaagAACTGGTGCATTTGgcacaacttgggaagctcaagagagacggtgtggccacattaccataacactgtttatataatagcctcagatagtCTAATTGTTGTatgagatgaatgagtgagtatgatactgtttgtataattatgtaatatgattgtggactgtttaattaagaaaaatacaattcccttttgattttaactaaatcagaggaccgcccctgagcccagttagggtcagacatcctgggacagccccttttctgccattccgaataaaacccaactttgagaaattatcaccagaccaagcttacctcaattacgagatggctaaaggttgtaGAATCTTtcaaccataccacgtggttaaactcttaagACTattgataccgacagaataagaacaagtctttgatattgcttactagtctgcagctaggaattcggcatcattgaacgcgaagaacgacaacc
This DNA window, taken from Oncorhynchus kisutch isolate 150728-3 linkage group LG22, Okis_V2, whole genome shotgun sequence, encodes the following:
- the snx20 gene encoding sorting nexin-20 isoform X1 — its product is MAEKAVPQENTGINTGIQQSNGPHPEATAESLDLEDLHQQGACVYDLCPGPSSSCMTTKELQQHWGAVKHRLKPVKLLFEIPSARTIAQHLSKYVVYQIVLIRSGSYDSKRVSVERRYSDFIHLHQQLLEDFSEELEEVILPRKLLTGNFNPETIWERRLALRDYLAQLYAVRCVRHSHHFLDFFTEPEQRRAHGLLRAGQFGPAVALLETVLELQEKMGGWQSPVLLVPTLCALTVCQRDLEEPESAFTMGQRALPTVRRYGLKRYRGPLLEMMVDLGYQLGRPVAQLQEELVQVRDAERGLVSFRSLKELVVQEFT
- the snx20 gene encoding sorting nexin-20 isoform X2; protein product: MAEKAVPQENTGINTGIQQSNGPHPEATAESLDLEDLHQQGACVYDLCPGPSSSCMTTKELQQHWGAVKHRLKPVKLLFEIPSARTIAQHLSKYVVYQIVLIRSGSYDSKRVSVERRYSDFIHLHQQLLEDFSEELEEVILPRKLLTGNFNPETIWERRLALRDYLAQLYAVRCVRHSHHFLDFFTEPEQRRAHGLLRAGQFGPAVALLETVLELQEKMGGWQSPVLLVPTLCALTVCQRDLEEPESAFTMGQRALPTDLSNRTMPKDHLALRLLAVPVHLVVLLIQFLLFCLWLWNPDLFTGPATLSQTCCLDL